A window from Vigna angularis cultivar LongXiaoDou No.4 chromosome 7, ASM1680809v1, whole genome shotgun sequence encodes these proteins:
- the LOC128197840 gene encoding uncharacterized protein LOC128197840 → MKVQWKPEHETQIHRNFHMKASHRLSEMFRDARNAGQRPNWLGEHIWNSLLAHWNTVEFRNKCAKAQRNRASERGGTLHTGGSITIHEHAIRMAQALGRAVHVDEVFAQTHVRKGTNQFVDERSRKTHEDFSTRLSQVRSEHESAPTPDATSNADDDIRRTQCWIDTVGGKKKGRVYGLGYRGKTISLKPALHFTEGFCPSVNALVCPLPKDSALR, encoded by the exons atgaaggtgcagtggaaacctgaacatgaaactcagatacacagaaatttccacatgaaagcatctcatcggctgtcagagatgtttagggatgcccggaATGCAGGACAGCGCCCTAACTGGCTGGGTGAgcacatttggaactctttactggcccattggaatacagtagagttccgcaataagtgtgccaaagcccagcggaacagagcgtctgaaaggggtggcaccctgcatactggtgggtcgatcaccattcatgagcatgccattcgtatg gcacaggctctaggacgggcggtccatgttgatgaggtctttgcacagactcatgtgCGGAAGGGAACTAAtcaatttgttgatgaaagatctcggaagactcat gaagacttttctacgagactttcacaggttagatctgaacatgagtcagctcctacaccggatgctaccagtaatgcagatgatgacatccgtaggacGCAGTGCTGGATCGACaccgttggtgggaagaaaaagggacgagtgtatg GTCTGGGTTACAGAGGGAAAACCATTTCTCTGAAACCTGCTCTCcattttaccgaaggcttttgcccttcggtaaatgccCTCGTCTGCCCATTACCGAAGgattctgcccttcggtaa
- the LOC108337692 gene encoding uncharacterized protein At1g08160 encodes MLPSVDELGTPKQPRNQQSLRSESSNSLASTRAILGQPRLQRTKPIIWCAAILCLIFSLVLIFFGIAILILYLAMKPRNPTFDIPNASLNVVYFDSPQYLNGEFTLLANFSNPNRRIGVRFESLNIELFYSDRLVSSQRVKPFTQRPRENSLQSVNLISSLVFLPQDVGVKLQRQVENNRINYNARGTFKVRFNIGLIHLSYWLHTICQIEMTSPPTGILLARQCITNRSR; translated from the coding sequence ATGCTACCGTCTGTTGATGAACTTGGCACACCAAAACAACCAAGGAATCAACAATCTCTGCGATCAGAATCATCAAATTCCCTTGCCAGCACAAGAGCAATTCTTGGACAACCTCGACTTCAAAGGACAAAACCTATCATATGGTGTGCTGCAATACTGTGCTTAATATTCAGCCTCGTACTCATCTTCTTTGGAATTGCAATACTGATCCTCTACCTAGCCATGAAGCCAAGAAATCCCACTTTTGACATTCCCAATGCAAGCCTCAATGTAGTGTACTTTGACTCACCACAGTACCTCAACGGTGAGTTCACTCTCCTTGCAAACTTCTCCAATCCTAACAGAAGAATCGGGGTGAGGTTTGAGTCCTTGAACATCGAGCTTTTCTACTCGGACAGGTTGGTATCATCACAGAGAGTAAAGCCTTTCACTCAGAGGCCAAGGGAAAACAGTTTGCAATCAGTGAACTTGATATCCAGCTTAGTGTTTTTGCCTCAAGATGTTGGTGTAAAGCTTCAAAGGCAAGTGGAAAATAACAGGATCAATTACAATGCAAGAGGAACTTTTAAAGTGAGGTTCAATATTGGCCTTATCCATTTATCTTACTGGCTGCATACCATATGCCAGATAGAGATGACTAGTCCTCCAACTGGTATTCTTCTGGCCAGACAGTGCATAACAAACAGATCAAGATGA